The following proteins come from a genomic window of Notamacropus eugenii isolate mMacEug1 chromosome X, mMacEug1.pri_v2, whole genome shotgun sequence:
- the LOC140515677 gene encoding uncharacterized protein translates to MDSLAEQRLTTPSLPAPHLEHYSVLHCTMTLDVQTIVVFAVIVVLLLVNVILMFFLGTR, encoded by the coding sequence ATGGACAGTTTGGCAGAGCAGAGATTGACGACTCCGAGCCTGCCGGCCCCACACCTGGAGCATTATAGCGTTCTGCATTGCACCATGACCCTGGACGTGCAAACCATCGTGGTGTTTGCCGTGATTGTGGTCCTCTTGCTCGTCAATGTCATCCTCATGTTCTTCCTGGGGACCCGCTGA